GGACCTCAAGTCCAAGATCCGTAAAGGCACGCATAGTCCTTTCGAGTCTTGCTAAAGCGGTCGAATCCAGAGCGAAATGACATTGGAATCCGATGCCATCAATCGGCACGCCGCGTTTCTTGAAGTCGCGAGCCATGGCCAGAATCGCTTCGAATTTTGGACCACCGCCTTCGAATGCGTAGTCGTTGTAGAACAGCTTGGCCTTGGGATCAGCCGCGTGAGCGAGCACGAATGCGCGTTCGATGTAGCCGTACGGACCTTCGGCTCCGATTCCGGGTGAGTCATACCAGATCGTCGACCGGAGGCTACCATCTGGATGAAAAGCTTCATTGACTACGTCCCATGCATATACCGACCCGGCAAAGTGCTTAACCACCGTTTGTATGTGATCAGCCATGAGCTGCGAAAGTTCATTCCACGTCCAGTTTCCACTGCCGAGCCATTTCGGGACCGCCTGATGCCATAATAGAGTGTGGCCGCGAACTGCCATCTTGTTCTGTTGCGCAAAACGAACAAGTTCGTCGGCGGGCCCAAAATCAAATTGATCTCGCGCCGGGCGCAGTAAGGACCATTTCATTTCATTCTC
This DNA window, taken from Acidobacteriota bacterium, encodes the following:
- a CDS encoding endo-1,4-beta-xylanase encodes the protein MFVLPVAAVVCLLGSSTDTRTLRNAAHAKIHLGSAVRPGFIIEDSRYATTLAREFDQLEPENEMKWSLLRPARDQFDFGPADELVRFAQQNKMAVRGHTLLWHQAVPKWLGSGNWTWNELSQLMADHIQTVVKHFAGSVYAWDVVNEAFHPDGSLRSTIWYDSPGIGAEGPYGYIERAFVLAHAADPKAKLFYNDYAFEGGGPKFEAILAMARDFKKRGVPIDGIGFQCHFALDSTALARLERTMRAFTDLGLEVQITELDIRLPLDSAGQANPHDLERQAQQYGNVVRACLAVRGCTAIQVWGFSDAHSWITRSFPGYGAGTLFDQQYRPKPAYGVVLDLLSRHGSGMR